In one window of Blastopirellula marina DNA:
- a CDS encoding sulfatase-like hydrolase/transferase gives MRRALVLVIDGWGAGFLGCYGNSWLDTPALDQWACQSVLFEQCLTECPAPLDLYPHLFEGSHPLGPVSPNGLMSALAEADIPVHLLSDDPRLLALRDTTPLTSVETFPEVADVAAASPEETTLARFAGVLLDWLEEPAREEIIWAHARGMLGPWDAPYSFREDLADEEDPAPPTMVQPPFERENREFDSDHVLGITQAYAGQVTVLDMALGELLATIEELPEDEQPLVVLTSTGGFPLGLHGQIGRDDDSTVRLYSDTLHVPLLIRQPGGKDGLSRYQGLSRLGDILPTIVSAFGLEASSQEGLDLLEVCLSDEREFVLCGLADQRCFRCDHWSLRYHLPDLETPLNEIDLHQIATEVFVKPDDRWDVNNVADRCKHIAEVGLQTALAIEHAYRNHLPLPELPEELRSALQ, from the coding sequence GTGCGGCGTGCGCTGGTATTGGTGATTGATGGTTGGGGAGCCGGGTTTCTCGGTTGTTACGGGAACTCGTGGCTCGATACCCCAGCGCTCGACCAATGGGCCTGTCAGTCGGTACTCTTCGAGCAGTGCCTGACCGAGTGTCCTGCCCCGTTGGACCTTTATCCGCATCTGTTTGAAGGTTCGCACCCTTTGGGACCAGTCTCTCCTAATGGCCTGATGAGTGCGCTTGCCGAGGCCGATATTCCGGTCCATCTACTGTCGGACGATCCACGCCTGCTCGCACTACGTGATACGACCCCTCTGACTTCGGTGGAAACGTTTCCCGAGGTTGCCGATGTCGCTGCCGCTTCTCCCGAAGAAACGACGCTTGCTCGCTTCGCTGGAGTGCTATTAGATTGGCTGGAAGAACCGGCTCGCGAAGAAATTATCTGGGCTCATGCCCGCGGCATGCTTGGTCCATGGGATGCCCCGTATAGCTTCCGGGAAGATCTCGCCGACGAAGAGGACCCTGCGCCGCCCACCATGGTGCAACCTCCATTCGAGCGCGAGAACCGGGAGTTCGATTCTGACCACGTGCTAGGCATCACACAGGCCTACGCCGGCCAGGTGACCGTGCTCGATATGGCTTTGGGAGAACTCCTGGCGACGATCGAAGAACTGCCGGAAGACGAACAGCCGCTGGTTGTGCTGACTTCGACCGGTGGCTTTCCGCTTGGCTTGCATGGGCAGATCGGACGCGATGATGATTCAACCGTGCGTCTCTACAGCGATACGCTTCACGTGCCGCTATTGATTCGCCAGCCAGGCGGCAAGGATGGCCTGTCTCGCTACCAAGGGCTGTCGCGGCTCGGAGATATTCTTCCTACTATTGTGAGTGCGTTTGGGCTCGAAGCATCGTCGCAGGAAGGACTCGACCTGCTGGAGGTTTGCCTGAGCGACGAGCGGGAATTCGTCCTCTGCGGGTTGGCCGATCAGCGGTGCTTCCGCTGCGACCACTGGAGCCTGCGGTATCATCTACCAGACCTGGAAACACCTCTGAATGAAATCGACCTTCATCAGATTGCCACAGAAGTATTTGTTAAGCCAGACGACCGCTGGGACGTGAACAACGTTGCCGACCGCTGCAAACATATTGCGGAAGTAGGCCTGCAAACGGCATTGGCCATCGAGCATGCCTACCGCAACCATCTACCATTACCAGAGCTTCCGGAAGAACTTCGCTCGGCCCTTCAATAG
- a CDS encoding polysaccharide deacetylase family protein: MPRLKEHLIDSYYAATWPWRARYRQVRARVGLVPVMVLFYHRVADQNLNDWTITNDGFRRHLDWLQANVEVVSLAEAQRRIALRFNPRPCVAITFDDGYGENCDQAIGELIQRQMPATYFVTLGNVLSGKPFPHDAKLGIDARPNTVEELREMVASGVIEIGGHSRTHPDIGAIRETTQLHDEVIAATEELSSLIDQPIRYFAFPFGQHANLNDAAINMLRASGIQGFCSAYGGYNMPGDDPYHIQRIHGDPELSRLRNWLTIDPRKLSGVKRYLPRYAKQAIAVGGDA; encoded by the coding sequence ATGCCGCGACTGAAAGAACACCTGATCGATAGCTACTATGCCGCAACCTGGCCCTGGCGAGCCCGGTATCGTCAGGTTCGCGCGCGGGTAGGTCTCGTGCCGGTAATGGTTCTTTTCTACCATCGCGTGGCGGATCAGAACCTGAACGACTGGACGATCACCAACGACGGATTTCGTCGTCACCTCGACTGGCTCCAAGCCAACGTGGAAGTGGTTTCCCTGGCCGAAGCCCAGCGTCGCATCGCTTTGCGCTTTAATCCCAGACCGTGCGTGGCGATTACTTTCGACGATGGATACGGTGAGAACTGCGATCAGGCCATCGGCGAACTGATCCAGCGTCAGATGCCGGCTACTTACTTTGTGACCCTTGGCAACGTGCTGTCCGGCAAGCCGTTTCCCCATGATGCGAAACTGGGAATCGATGCCCGGCCGAATACGGTCGAAGAGCTGCGCGAGATGGTCGCCAGTGGTGTGATCGAGATCGGCGGGCATTCTCGCACCCATCCTGATATCGGTGCGATACGTGAAACGACCCAACTGCACGATGAAGTGATTGCGGCAACCGAGGAACTGTCTTCGCTGATCGATCAGCCGATTCGCTATTTCGCGTTCCCGTTTGGCCAGCATGCTAACCTGAATGACGCAGCCATCAACATGCTTCGCGCCAGTGGTATCCAGGGCTTCTGCTCCGCTTATGGCGGTTACAACATGCCGGGAGACGATCCCTATCACATTCAGCGTATTCATGGCGATCCAGAGCTTTCGCGACTGCGAAATTGGCTGACGATTGACCCTCGTAAACTTTCCGGTGTTAAGCGTTACCTGCCACGCTATGCCAAGCAGGCGATAGCGGTAGGGGGTGACGCATGA
- a CDS encoding WecB/TagA/CpsF family glycosyltransferase: MSSNRIEMFGIEIDSLRMTGAVDRLMTWINSDNDAACRFVVTPNVDHTVLLQTSPPLRDAYRDADMVLADGWPVVLASRMFGKPLPERVTGSDLIPALFRAADKAAPLKTFLLGAAPGVAQRAAVNVHKQYPNVQIVGTYSPPLGFENDAEENQQILERINDAQPQLLVIGLGAPKQELWIHKVRGQVNAKVAVCAGATIDFLAGEKSRAPKWMQTTGLEWAYRIGTDPKRLAKRYAKDAVVFPRILWNEWMKPGLRRPDFSK; the protein is encoded by the coding sequence ATGAGTTCTAACCGCATTGAGATGTTCGGGATCGAGATCGATTCACTCCGCATGACCGGGGCTGTCGATCGTTTGATGACCTGGATTAACAGCGATAACGATGCCGCCTGCCGCTTTGTCGTCACCCCCAACGTCGATCACACCGTTCTGCTGCAAACCAGTCCTCCCCTTCGCGATGCCTACCGCGATGCCGATATGGTGCTGGCCGACGGCTGGCCGGTTGTGTTGGCTTCGCGCATGTTTGGCAAACCACTTCCCGAGCGAGTTACCGGCAGCGACTTGATCCCGGCCCTGTTTCGCGCCGCCGACAAGGCCGCTCCCCTGAAGACCTTCCTGTTGGGTGCTGCCCCTGGCGTGGCCCAGCGAGCTGCGGTCAATGTCCACAAGCAGTACCCTAACGTGCAGATCGTGGGAACCTACAGCCCACCACTCGGTTTCGAGAACGATGCCGAAGAAAACCAGCAAATCCTGGAACGCATTAACGATGCCCAGCCACAGCTACTGGTGATTGGCCTGGGAGCCCCTAAGCAAGAACTATGGATCCATAAGGTTCGTGGCCAGGTAAATGCCAAAGTGGCCGTATGTGCCGGGGCAACGATCGATTTCCTGGCAGGCGAAAAGAGCCGGGCTCCTAAGTGGATGCAGACCACCGGGTTGGAATGGGCTTACCGAATTGGCACCGACCCGAAGCGTCTGGCCAAGCGATATGCCAAGGACGCTGTCGTCTTTCCACGCATTCTTTGGAACGAATGGATGAAGCCGGGTCTTCGTCGCCCCGACTTTTCCAAATAG
- a CDS encoding family 10 glycosylhydrolase → MLERLVQGSPGRQHSDRLRRNVNKKFAKRLASFCALLVALLATAQSHAQTDTPVESIRSTLRIAWGGSSEKRWRGNISLTAGKIRLVHLLGMEADEARAVQPARGRIEINHLTPRIYDGFDVQIEAPPGAQLTIQLSGNPNDQIAPISIPVTSLLQQPYQAALDDQGSRILVQRAPGDVIRAELYRDHLVFSPKESLRASITGYRTQFPTGTSVETLVRLRPARSGRSVWEKKYTSTVDAEGKIDLGEAVEVELPAEEGVYELAITMTEQRLSSLVFAQKPTHQRILQFVVIDPELQYVPSSEEPRMLASFDPTHADWWPRLSKLASYNPWMKSKTSELHNNLTKTIEHNDRKWQQLQPGGWHAYPLPIESMGTPLVVEVEYPTDMPQSLGISIVEPDAAGMITPIGIDSGVEVSPPQPGDKPGETKHRLVFWPRTNTPMLLLTCRDAENPSIFGRISVLAGRPVMPEGGTEEAAATVTSDDDRLAIAFWDKPLFAKGFGAPEDLNVASNRSLEDWLTFLEGSNRVVEHMKRVGFNAACISVMSEGGALYPSPHFRSTPKFDKGLFFDDGRDPFKKDVAELLFRQFDRANLRLIPAMELNAPIVRLEEARINSSNPNYAAPVNHLGQPAMDHLGTSVGEGAYYNPLDEDVQQAISDMVLDFVSRYGHHPSFAGISLNLDGDGYALLPGPQWGMDENTLLLFAQTLPPVQQQVFANLPPDLKTRSSWVLEEQWEEWLKWRGQRMFQLHARLATILRSANSNAVLYLNTAGCFHGPHAKERLTPELPRTVTTTDVLLELGIDAKRYKAHPNIALLETNFVRPKGNEKRARWYAHYQAAREEEVSYGDEDNRSVMHFHVPDTLHVAGFDQAKPFGRDGTFTWIASQFAGSGAEVRRPLVEHLAQEDDLSIFYGGWMVPMGQDQSLHEFLSVYKLLPRGNYHRLNVPQSQPLVIRKLSTGTDTTLYFVNPTPWDLNATLTVQLPGNGVITPLASSQISRGPQPKGESQWSITIPAYGLIACKVNVYDVAITGAKVYLPTGVMRTMREKLDALALRLRSIRAMPPVAILANGNFEQPSTGGEIPGWMVSNQPGTTIGLEKVKVYEGLQSLRMQSNGQVVWARSEEIEIPDSRRMMLKMHLMNDGRNVQPNLRIVLDGYIGSQNVYRPVSVGSGTPFPLQSEWSEFAYPVLDLPPELERAKIGFDMMGEGSVLVDRIEVYDVAFRDNEINQLNKLVTLAYAKYQQADVGDCHRLLGSYWVKFLERHVPISPALAQQLEQTRAASMAQKNAPPEEPKSKTWLETFRSYTPRLPRFQ, encoded by the coding sequence ATGCTGGAACGACTGGTACAGGGAAGTCCCGGCCGACAGCACTCCGATCGTCTGCGCCGAAACGTGAACAAGAAGTTTGCGAAGCGGCTTGCGTCGTTCTGTGCGCTGCTCGTTGCGCTGTTGGCAACTGCCCAGTCGCATGCTCAAACGGACACCCCGGTCGAAAGCATTCGCAGCACCTTGCGAATTGCCTGGGGAGGCTCCTCCGAGAAGCGTTGGCGCGGAAATATCTCGCTAACCGCCGGTAAGATTCGCTTGGTCCATTTATTGGGAATGGAAGCGGACGAAGCCAGGGCTGTGCAGCCGGCTCGTGGTCGGATCGAGATTAACCATCTCACCCCACGCATCTACGACGGTTTCGACGTGCAGATCGAAGCTCCGCCTGGGGCTCAGCTCACAATCCAACTGTCCGGTAACCCCAATGATCAGATCGCACCGATTTCCATTCCGGTGACGTCGCTGCTTCAGCAGCCTTACCAGGCAGCCCTGGATGACCAGGGCTCGCGGATCCTGGTGCAACGTGCTCCGGGGGACGTTATTCGAGCCGAGTTGTATCGCGATCACCTGGTTTTCTCGCCGAAAGAATCCCTGCGAGCGAGCATCACCGGCTATCGTACCCAGTTTCCTACCGGCACGTCGGTCGAAACGCTGGTACGTCTGCGTCCGGCGCGTTCCGGTCGATCGGTTTGGGAAAAGAAGTACACCAGCACGGTCGACGCCGAAGGGAAGATCGATCTCGGTGAAGCAGTCGAAGTCGAGTTGCCTGCGGAAGAAGGTGTCTACGAACTCGCAATTACAATGACCGAGCAGCGGCTTAGCAGCCTGGTGTTTGCTCAGAAGCCGACCCACCAGCGGATCTTACAGTTCGTGGTGATCGATCCGGAACTGCAGTATGTTCCCAGCAGCGAAGAACCTCGCATGCTGGCGTCGTTCGATCCGACTCATGCCGACTGGTGGCCGAGACTCTCGAAACTGGCCTCGTACAATCCGTGGATGAAGTCGAAGACCTCGGAACTTCATAACAACCTGACGAAAACAATCGAGCACAACGACCGCAAGTGGCAACAACTGCAGCCCGGTGGTTGGCATGCGTACCCATTGCCGATCGAGTCGATGGGAACGCCGTTGGTGGTCGAGGTGGAATATCCGACCGACATGCCACAAAGCCTGGGGATTAGCATTGTTGAGCCAGACGCGGCCGGCATGATTACCCCGATTGGGATCGACTCAGGCGTAGAAGTCTCGCCGCCGCAGCCGGGGGACAAGCCTGGCGAGACGAAGCATCGACTCGTCTTCTGGCCGCGCACCAATACGCCGATGCTGTTGCTCACGTGTCGTGATGCCGAGAACCCCTCGATCTTCGGTCGCATTAGCGTGCTGGCAGGACGACCGGTGATGCCTGAAGGGGGAACCGAAGAGGCAGCCGCCACAGTGACCTCCGACGACGACCGTCTGGCGATTGCATTTTGGGACAAGCCCTTGTTTGCCAAGGGATTTGGTGCCCCGGAAGACCTGAACGTCGCTTCGAATCGATCGCTTGAAGACTGGCTGACTTTCCTGGAAGGAAGCAACCGAGTTGTCGAGCATATGAAGCGTGTGGGTTTCAACGCCGCATGCATCAGCGTGATGAGCGAAGGGGGAGCCCTTTACCCGAGCCCTCATTTTCGTTCGACCCCCAAGTTCGACAAAGGTCTGTTCTTTGATGACGGGCGCGATCCGTTCAAGAAGGACGTGGCCGAACTGTTGTTCCGTCAGTTCGATCGAGCCAACTTGCGACTCATTCCGGCAATGGAATTGAACGCACCGATCGTCCGCCTGGAAGAAGCTCGGATCAACTCATCCAATCCCAACTATGCCGCGCCCGTGAATCACCTGGGGCAGCCGGCGATGGATCATCTGGGTACGTCAGTTGGTGAAGGGGCCTATTACAATCCTCTGGACGAAGACGTTCAGCAGGCCATCAGTGACATGGTGCTCGACTTTGTTTCTCGTTACGGCCACCATCCGTCGTTCGCAGGCATTTCGTTGAACCTTGATGGAGACGGATATGCTTTGCTGCCGGGGCCGCAGTGGGGCATGGACGAGAACACGTTGCTATTGTTCGCCCAAACGTTGCCGCCGGTGCAGCAACAGGTTTTCGCAAACCTTCCCCCTGACTTGAAGACACGCAGCAGTTGGGTTCTGGAAGAGCAGTGGGAAGAGTGGCTCAAGTGGCGGGGACAGCGAATGTTCCAGCTACATGCTCGTCTGGCTACGATCCTGAGAAGTGCGAACTCGAATGCCGTGCTGTACCTGAACACGGCTGGCTGTTTTCACGGCCCACATGCCAAAGAACGTCTGACGCCGGAGCTTCCGCGTACGGTCACCACGACCGACGTCCTGCTAGAACTTGGCATCGATGCCAAGCGTTACAAGGCGCATCCGAACATCGCACTATTGGAAACCAATTTCGTTCGTCCGAAAGGAAACGAAAAGCGAGCCCGGTGGTACGCTCATTACCAAGCCGCCCGGGAAGAAGAGGTTTCGTACGGTGATGAAGACAACCGTAGCGTGATGCACTTTCACGTGCCGGATACGCTGCACGTGGCCGGCTTCGATCAGGCCAAGCCGTTTGGACGTGACGGAACGTTTACCTGGATTGCATCTCAGTTTGCTGGCAGTGGTGCCGAAGTACGACGGCCACTGGTCGAGCACCTGGCCCAGGAAGATGATCTCTCGATCTTCTACGGCGGCTGGATGGTTCCGATGGGACAAGACCAGTCGCTACACGAGTTCCTGTCGGTCTATAAGCTGCTGCCTCGCGGGAATTACCATCGTTTGAATGTGCCGCAATCGCAGCCGCTGGTTATTCGCAAATTGTCGACCGGAACAGATACGACCTTGTACTTCGTCAACCCAACACCATGGGATTTGAACGCCACGCTCACGGTGCAACTGCCTGGTAACGGTGTGATCACTCCGCTGGCCAGCAGCCAGATCTCTCGTGGCCCACAGCCCAAGGGGGAGAGCCAGTGGAGCATCACCATCCCGGCTTATGGTCTGATTGCGTGCAAGGTGAATGTCTACGATGTCGCGATCACCGGGGCCAAGGTTTACCTGCCGACCGGCGTGATGCGAACGATGCGTGAGAAGCTCGACGCCTTGGCGCTTCGCCTGCGAAGCATTCGAGCGATGCCCCCGGTGGCGATCCTTGCCAACGGCAACTTCGAACAGCCATCAACCGGCGGCGAGATCCCCGGCTGGATGGTCAGTAACCAGCCGGGCACGACGATCGGTCTCGAGAAAGTGAAGGTCTACGAAGGTCTGCAATCGCTGCGGATGCAAAGCAATGGCCAGGTCGTCTGGGCACGGAGCGAGGAAATTGAAATCCCCGACAGTCGGCGAATGATGCTGAAGATGCATCTGATGAACGACGGTCGCAACGTTCAGCCGAACCTGCGGATCGTGTTGGATGGATACATTGGCAGTCAGAATGTTTACCGGCCGGTCTCGGTCGGCTCAGGGACACCGTTTCCACTGCAATCGGAATGGAGCGAGTTTGCTTACCCAGTGCTTGATCTGCCGCCAGAACTGGAGCGTGCAAAGATCGGTTTCGACATGATGGGAGAAGGAAGCGTTCTGGTTGATCGGATCGAGGTGTACGATGTCGCCTTCCGTGACAACGAAATCAACCAACTAAACAAGCTAGTGACCCTGGCCTATGCCAAGTACCAACAGGCCGACGTCGGAGATTGTCATCGCCTGCTCGGGAGTTACTGGGTGAAGTTCCTGGAACGACACGTTCCCATCTCGCCGGCGCTTGCACAGCAGCTCGAACAAACCCGAGCCGCATCGATGGCGCAGAAGAACGCGCCGCCTGAAGAGCCTAAGTCGAAAACCTGGCTCGAGACCTTCCGCAGTTACACACCACGCTTGCCTCGCTTTCAGTAG
- a CDS encoding GumC family protein, with the protein MFNPADILFALVHYRLRWIVPTILVATAALAYAVVKPNSWEATQSIVLRDEAVSSLGKPGQFSRVEDMKHAQETVLQLTRSREVIQAALTELGPPAGRWSTSAWPSKDDIATARKSISVHSPSGTEFGTTEMLYITVEADTPERAKQLNQLICVQLDQQLGVMRNSRASSLMQELNYREQQAKQALTRVTDQLSEMEEEVGTDLAELRILNEVGSGNGNLREQMVQIKNELRTALANQQSSQRLMEILSAAQQNTNELIATPNQLLDSQPALRRLKDGLIDAQLRSAELQGIRTDNHPGVVAAHHAEEEIRGHLHQEIAIAIRSLNAERSVNASRIAQLQTMLDDVSLRMTKLASLRAGYNNLVAEVREKNNKLTQIRTDLADARSSVEAATTTTLVTKVSTPEVSDYPVGPSRKAIAGAGVVGGLTLGLGILFLTVPITAAPSAQPALSASSPSNASGAAQHPAPVAGHGLSLKEALFNLAHRNPSPN; encoded by the coding sequence ATGTTTAACCCGGCTGACATCCTCTTCGCACTTGTTCATTACCGCCTGCGTTGGATCGTTCCCACGATCCTGGTTGCTACCGCGGCTCTTGCGTACGCCGTCGTTAAGCCGAATTCCTGGGAGGCTACCCAAAGCATCGTTCTGCGCGATGAAGCAGTCAGCAGCTTAGGCAAGCCGGGGCAGTTCTCTCGTGTCGAAGACATGAAACACGCCCAGGAAACGGTGCTACAGCTCACTCGTTCGCGGGAAGTGATTCAGGCGGCGCTGACCGAACTGGGCCCACCAGCGGGCCGCTGGTCGACCTCGGCCTGGCCCAGCAAAGATGACATCGCCACGGCACGCAAGTCGATCAGTGTTCACTCCCCCAGCGGCACCGAATTCGGCACGACCGAAATGCTGTACATCACCGTCGAAGCCGACACGCCTGAGCGAGCAAAACAGTTGAATCAACTGATCTGCGTCCAACTCGACCAGCAACTCGGAGTGATGCGAAACAGCCGTGCCTCGAGCCTGATGCAAGAGCTCAACTACCGAGAACAACAGGCCAAACAAGCCCTCACCAGGGTGACCGACCAGCTTTCGGAAATGGAAGAAGAAGTCGGCACCGACCTGGCCGAACTACGTATCTTGAACGAAGTCGGCTCCGGCAACGGCAACCTCCGCGAACAGATGGTACAGATCAAGAACGAACTGCGAACCGCTCTGGCCAATCAGCAAAGCTCGCAGCGTTTGATGGAAATCCTCTCAGCCGCCCAGCAAAACACGAATGAATTGATCGCCACGCCCAACCAGTTGCTCGATTCGCAGCCGGCATTGCGTCGCCTGAAAGATGGCTTGATCGATGCCCAACTTCGTTCGGCTGAACTGCAGGGGATTCGCACCGACAACCATCCTGGCGTTGTCGCGGCCCATCATGCCGAAGAAGAGATCCGAGGCCACTTGCACCAGGAAATCGCCATCGCTATTCGCAGCCTGAATGCCGAGCGAAGTGTGAACGCGAGCCGCATTGCTCAGCTGCAAACGATGCTCGACGATGTCAGCCTACGGATGACCAAGCTGGCCTCGCTGCGTGCCGGGTACAACAACCTGGTGGCGGAAGTTCGCGAGAAGAACAACAAGCTGACTCAAATCCGCACCGATTTGGCCGATGCCCGGTCGTCGGTCGAAGCGGCAACGACCACCACACTGGTCACCAAAGTCAGCACCCCGGAAGTGAGCGACTACCCGGTTGGCCCTTCCCGCAAGGCGATCGCCGGAGCCGGTGTTGTCGGCGGTCTGACATTGGGATTGGGAATCCTCTTCCTAACGGTCCCGATCACGGCCGCACCATCGGCACAACCGGCATTATCGGCAAGCTCGCCGAGTAATGCTTCCGGTGCCGCTCAGCATCCCGCTCCTGTGGCAGGGCATGGCCTATCTTTGAAGGAAGCTTTGTTCAATCTCGCACATCGCAACCCTTCACCCAACTGA
- a CDS encoding GNAT family N-acetyltransferase, giving the protein MPFRSYDWMMSWWKHYGEGHQLFVVGVFDGDDLVGLAPWYKAAGKTGGRTLRFLGDGEVCSDYLDILVHPDDPNRVAPLLVDWLQEALTTSNAWDAMEWDNLEKGTAITAELSQRMMHCQAMVHRLPGLNCWRLELPETWYDFEMQQSKSHRKQIRRQISRVLDTDRCQLHVCNSTMELDAAMPILIDLHMRRRKSLDQPGCFADDRFTKFLYEAASQMMADGKCEILWLDLDDVPIAAEIHFPSYSIAYAYQAGIDPDRLSDEPGSLMQIAVIRRAIEQGKTAVDFLRGDEPYKAHWRAEPRACETIRIIPNTTFGLIRQGIWTTKTQVKSWLKASLGKSE; this is encoded by the coding sequence GTGCCCTTTCGTAGTTACGACTGGATGATGTCGTGGTGGAAGCACTACGGCGAAGGGCATCAATTGTTTGTTGTCGGCGTGTTCGATGGAGACGACCTGGTCGGGCTGGCTCCGTGGTACAAGGCCGCGGGCAAGACCGGTGGACGCACCCTGCGCTTTCTAGGGGATGGCGAAGTTTGCAGTGACTACCTCGATATCCTCGTGCACCCGGACGACCCGAATCGCGTGGCTCCGCTGTTGGTCGATTGGCTGCAGGAAGCCCTGACGACTTCCAACGCATGGGATGCGATGGAGTGGGATAACCTCGAAAAGGGAACGGCCATCACGGCGGAGTTGAGTCAACGGATGATGCATTGCCAGGCAATGGTGCACCGATTGCCGGGCCTCAATTGCTGGCGTCTGGAGTTACCAGAGACATGGTATGACTTCGAGATGCAGCAGTCGAAGTCGCATCGGAAGCAGATCCGAAGACAGATCAGCCGCGTGCTCGATACCGATCGATGCCAGCTACACGTGTGCAATAGCACCATGGAACTGGATGCCGCCATGCCGATCCTGATCGATTTGCACATGCGCAGACGTAAATCGCTCGATCAGCCAGGCTGTTTCGCGGACGACCGCTTCACGAAGTTCTTGTACGAAGCGGCCAGCCAGATGATGGCCGATGGCAAGTGCGAAATCCTCTGGCTCGATTTGGACGATGTGCCAATCGCCGCCGAGATTCACTTCCCCAGCTATAGCATCGCCTACGCCTACCAGGCCGGGATCGATCCTGATCGTCTCAGCGACGAGCCAGGCAGCTTAATGCAGATTGCCGTCATTCGCCGCGCGATTGAACAAGGTAAGACGGCCGTCGATTTCTTACGCGGCGACGAACCGTACAAAGCTCACTGGCGAGCCGAACCACGAGCCTGTGAGACGATTCGAATCATTCCCAACACGACCTTCGGACTGATCCGCCAAGGGATCTGGACCACGAAGACGCAGGTTAAAAGCTGGCTCAAAGCATCGCTCGGAAAGAGCGAGTAA
- a CDS encoding O-antigen ligase family protein has translation MTAIVAIFVLVGLVWGTILATRGNLLLACVGLLFATAVTGVYFLQFDLGGITLSIDRLAIVGLVATFVLQWKMGKVEIRPWMTLDTVIAIFFGVLFFNTFTHDFRNIEPGQVPPVQHLINGYLIPLAVYIVARNLKYDEKQIDWFLMAMTAFGVYLAAIGIMEGLGLYGFVFPRYIADPKVGLHFGRARGPMVQSVSYGVYLCACLLTTCLLWTRASNKWKWFVFSLIPLFLAAIFFTKTRTVWAGCGVSLMAGIFLAMQGRTRTVLLTGMVACGLLAVVAKSDAIMGLQREGSVQDTRRSVSMRASFTYVSWEMFVDRPILGHGFSQFKKAKLPYLADRNVDLVLESIRDYDHHNTFLSVLCDLGLMGLIPFLLMYGMWFRNGWRQARSNSPDWAKAVGTLGVGVVLIAACQMVGHEITFMPYDHLLIFLVAGMNAALAYDFGLVKRIQPATPPTAWPRQAAARG, from the coding sequence ATGACCGCCATTGTTGCCATTTTCGTTCTCGTCGGCCTGGTATGGGGAACCATCCTGGCCACGCGCGGCAACTTGCTGTTGGCCTGTGTTGGACTGCTGTTTGCCACAGCGGTCACAGGCGTTTACTTCCTGCAATTCGATCTAGGGGGTATTACTCTCTCGATCGACCGCCTGGCAATTGTCGGGCTGGTCGCTACGTTTGTCTTGCAGTGGAAAATGGGCAAGGTCGAGATTCGTCCGTGGATGACACTCGACACGGTAATCGCCATCTTCTTCGGTGTGCTGTTCTTTAACACCTTCACGCACGACTTCCGCAATATCGAACCAGGTCAGGTTCCGCCTGTTCAGCACTTGATCAACGGCTACCTGATTCCCTTGGCCGTTTATATCGTCGCACGCAACTTGAAGTACGACGAAAAGCAGATCGACTGGTTCCTGATGGCAATGACCGCATTCGGTGTTTACCTGGCGGCAATTGGCATTATGGAAGGTCTGGGTCTGTATGGCTTCGTCTTCCCTCGCTACATCGCCGATCCCAAGGTTGGTTTGCACTTTGGCCGTGCTCGTGGGCCGATGGTTCAATCGGTGAGTTACGGTGTGTACCTGTGTGCCTGCCTACTGACAACTTGCCTGCTGTGGACGCGGGCTTCTAACAAGTGGAAGTGGTTCGTCTTCAGCCTGATCCCCTTGTTCCTGGCGGCGATCTTCTTCACCAAAACACGAACCGTTTGGGCCGGCTGCGGCGTGAGCCTGATGGCTGGCATCTTTCTGGCCATGCAAGGAAGGACCCGGACGGTGCTGCTCACCGGCATGGTGGCATGTGGCCTCTTGGCCGTTGTTGCCAAGTCGGACGCCATCATGGGACTGCAGCGCGAAGGCTCGGTGCAGGACACGCGGCGTTCGGTCAGCATGCGAGCCAGCTTCACTTACGTCTCGTGGGAGATGTTTGTCGATCGCCCGATTCTGGGGCACGGCTTCAGTCAGTTTAAGAAAGCAAAACTACCCTACCTGGCCGACCGCAACGTCGACCTGGTTCTGGAGTCGATTCGCGACTACGACCATCACAACACGTTCCTCAGTGTGCTGTGCGACCTGGGTCTGATGGGCTTGATTCCCTTCCTGTTGATGTACGGAATGTGGTTCCGCAACGGCTGGCGTCAGGCTCGCAGTAATTCACCCGACTGGGCGAAAGCGGTCGGCACCCTGGGAGTCGGCGTCGTCCTGATTGCCGCCTGTCAGATGGTCGGTCACGAAATCACCTTTATGCCATACGACCACCTGTTGATCTTTCTGGTCGCCGGCATGAACGCTGCCCTGGCCTACGACTTTGGCCTGGTCAAACGCATCCAACCAGCCACCCCACCCACTGCCTGGCCACGTCAGGCCGCCGCTCGAGGTTAA